Part of the Woronichinia naegeliana WA131 genome, TCAATTGGCCGCTAATTACCATAGTCCTCTACTGCCAGACACAGAGGAGAATAAAGACTCTAATCCGGTTGCGGCTCTCCGTCCTATGCCAACAGACAGTATCGACATGGCCGAACCAGTCGAGAATTTTTCTGACCTTAACCTTAATGCGTCCCGTCCTTCAGCCAATCAACCGACTCCCAAACCGTCAAATTTTCCACAAGACGAGATGTCTTTTTTGTTTGAGAACACAGATTTGAAGATTCCTGAAGACTTGCCGAAGCCAACTGTCTCAGTGCTAACAAAACCAGCCTCTCCTACTAAAATCGGGAATAAATCGTCCAAGGAGAGCAGAAACCGTGCTCAAATCTTAGCGAATAAGATTGAAGCCTATAGTGCTAAGGACATGAAAACTGAGGATATAGACTATCAAGATATCAATGTAAATCTGGCTTTATCTTTCTACCAACAGGGAATTTTTTATAAAAATTTAGGCATCAATTCAGAAGCCCTCAGAAATCTAGAAGAGGCCTCTTTATTGTTACAAAAGGATGGCAATAAAGATATTGCTAAAGAGGTTGAAACCATGATTCGCAATCTCAAAAAAACAAAGTGATATTTCCGTTAATTTTCCTTGACTACACCGGCTAAATTTTCTTGCATAGTTCAAGTTGGCTCTGTTAACACTGCTTCTAAATAATCGGCAATGTCCCAGGGTCGTTGGGCTACAGGAATCTCTGCTTCTTTAAAGACCATGATCGTTTTTTGAGTACTACTCGCTTCAGGTACGGTATGAGATAACTGATTAGCAATAATCGTTAAGGAGTCGCTGAAATGCTTGTTAAGGGTTGCCTGGTATCCAGGCAGATAAGCAATGACCGGTTTTTCGATCGCCGAGGCAATATAGTCAGCGGCCCGGCTTTCCCCCTCACGATTGGGTTGACCGAGCAGCAAGATCGCTTCCGTCTGATCATCTTCTTCCAAAACCTGTAGCCATTGTTCAAAGTTGGAACCAATCAAGTCATCAGTGCCAATACTGACCACTAGGGATTGACCAAAACCCCGTCGGGTTAATTGTTGGGCAATATCATCGGTTAAGGTATCGCAGTGACTAATGATGCCGATGGGGCCGGGTCGATAATAGTCTGGATTGAGAGTGCCCACACAAAACTGATCGGGAATTAAGACTCCTTGACTCCCAGATCCTAAGATAAAAGTTCCGGTTTCTTCAGCTTTACGCAGTAACTGGATCATATCGAGGGGAGGAACACCAGCAGAGATAATCACCAATTGACGGATGCCGGCGGCGATCGCCTCTAGAGAAGCATCCAAGACTCGATAGGGAGGGTTGAGAATAACACTCATATCCACTGCCCCAACTCCAGCGATCGCCTCTTCAATCAAATCAAAAACGGGAAGATCGGCAATCTTTTCTCCTCCATGACCTGCGCTCACCCCTGCCACCAGTTGGGTTCCATAGCGTCGCATTTGTTCAATATAAATTGCACTGAGAGGATGATGTACTCCCTGAAGCAAAACTTTACTCTGAGTTTGCCATTTCATAAAAAGATTACAAGATTAATACAGAAGTAGGGCGAAGAACAAATTCAATCCGTGGGAAAAGGCTCTAAACAATCCAGGGTTTTAGCGATCGCCGGTTCAAGATCCGTAAATCCATAGAACAGGGGCGGGTGAGTTTGAGCTTGTAAAATCTCTAAATTTCCCTGGGCTAACCTAAGTACAATAGGAATTTGGTCGGCAGCAGGAGAATGACGGGAATGAAGGGCTCTTTCCTGAACCGTTCCCGTAGCTCGAATGGTTCTTTCTTCACTAT contains:
- a CDS encoding CoA-binding protein, with translation MKWQTQSKVLLQGVHHPLSAIYIEQMRRYGTQLVAGVSAGHGGEKIADLPVFDLIEEAIAGVGAVDMSVILNPPYRVLDASLEAIAAGIRQLVIISAGVPPLDMIQLLRKAEETGTFILGSGSQGVLIPDQFCVGTLNPDYYRPGPIGIISHCDTLTDDIAQQLTRRGFGQSLVVSIGTDDLIGSNFEQWLQVLEEDDQTEAILLLGQPNREGESRAADYIASAIEKPVIAYLPGYQATLNKHFSDSLTIIANQLSHTVPEASSTQKTIMVFKEAEIPVAQRPWDIADYLEAVLTEPT